The genomic stretch CCATTTAATAGTTTTTTGAAGCATATAGCTCACAGGGCTATGAGGTTCATTTGCTTGGAAGTAATCTGCGATCTCTTGCAGCACTTTCATTGCTTGCTCGCGGTTAGCCAAGTGTGTTTGTGCTTGAGGCTGAAAAGCAGGCTGATCTGAAACAACTTGTACAGGCACTTGATTTTCCATAGATGAGCTCGTGATGACAGTAGCCTGTTCTTGGATTGGTGCAAGTCCTGAACCAAAAGCTTCTGCTTTATAAATCTTGCGTAATGTGCTGTGAATAGTCTCAAATGCTGAATCAATCGCAGCAAAACTTGGCGAATCTAGCCCCATTAAATGATCGAGAGTTTGCTTTAAAACATCCCACTCAGTTAACACTGAACTAAAATCTTGATAGTTAGAATATTGAAAAGTTTTAGACGTATTAAAAATAGCTTGGTCGAATTGTTCTAATTCCGATGGCCCCGACTGGCTATCATACTCTTCTGTTTGTTTACGGCGAACATTTTCGTGATAAAGAAAATTATCATAATCAAGCAAATTATAATAAGGAGCCGTATTGGTTAAAGGGACTTTCTTTAACAACATCGGAAGTTGATTAATTAAACCCTGTAATAAACCAATGCGTTGATCCAAGTCATCATCTTCAATAACAGGATGAATTTCCTGCCAGTATTGATTTAGCATGGAATGGCTTAAAGTTAAACCTTTCGCCATACCTTCAAAACCATCAAGATGAGTCCAAGCTTCTAAGAGCCAAGTTAATAGACGAATATCTTTCGTTTTATCTTTTAGCAAAACACTTGTGTTCTTTGCTACAAAGTCCCAATCGGCTTGTTTGCGCTCAGCAACCCAATCACCTTGATCTAGTAATAGATCATCTTGTGTCTTCGCTTTTTTTATTTCATGAAATTCATTAGAAAACGAAAAGTCGTCACCACAAGGCAAACTATCACTAATGGGTTCAAGTAGTTCAGAAATATCAATATTCATCTAATTTTAGCTCTATTCAATTTTAAACTTCTGACTTCAATTTTTTACTAGTCCTTTTTTTAGCAGCTTTTACAACTGGGTCTAGTACATATTGAATTTCGTCATCTTTAGCATCAATCATGATAATTTTTGGTAGTTTTTGCTCTGCTAAAGCCACCAAAATTTCTGTAGCCAATGCAGGTAACGCTGTAGAATTTAAAATATTATCAACGTTACGCGCACCACTATCGACTTCTGTACAACGGCTTAAGAGGAGCTCTACCAAATCATCAGAATACTGGACTTGTGTTCCGTATTGTTTCTCAATTCTTGCTGTGATTTTGCCTAACTTATGCTTAATGATTCGTACAAGTAGATCATCATGCAGTGGGAAATAAGGTACAACTCTCATTCGGCCTAAAAATGCAGGCTTAAATTGTTTATATAAACTTGGTTTTAAGTGCTCAATCAACTCTTCAGCTGTAGGCCACTCTTCTACAGGTCTATTTAAGCAAGCCTGCATAATGGCACTTGAACCAGCATTTGAAGTTAACAAAATAGTCGTGTTTTTAAAATCAATTACTCGTCCTTCACCATCTTCTAAAGTACCTTTATCGAATACTTGATAGAACAGTTCCTGAACATCGCTATGAGCTTTTTCAATTTCATCAAGTAACACAACACTGTACGGGTTACGGCGAACCGCTTCTGTTAAAACCCCACCTTGACCATATCCGACATATCCTGGAGGTGCACCTTTTAGCGAAGATACAGTATGGGCTTCTTGATATTCAGACATATTAATTGTGATTAAATGCTGCTCACCACCATATAACTCATTTGCCAAAGTTAATGCAGTTTCAGTTTTACCTACACCACTCGGTCCCACTAAAAGAAATACACCTTGTGGCTTATTAGGATCTTCAAGTTTTGCTTTTGAAGTTTTAATGCCTTGAACTAATTGTGTGAGTGCATAATCTTGCCCCATTACACGCTCGCCCAATTTATCTTCAAGCGTTAATATCTGTTTAATTTCATCATTGACCATTTTTCCAACAGGAATACCTGTCCAATCAGAAATAATTTCATTAATGATTTGAGAGTTTACTCTTTCAAATACTAATGGTTGCTGACCTTGAATATCGGCAAGATCTTTACGCAGTAGATTAATCTGATCGAAAGCTTCAGACTCATTAGCATGATTCTGTGCTTCTAACTCTTGAATTTTATGAACAAGTTCTAATTCTTTTTGCCACTGCTCTTCGGTTTCTTGGATCTCTTCTTGTAAAGATTCTAAATTAGCTTTTAAAGTTTCCAATCGTTCATGATGAATTGGAATTTGACGATGCTCATTTTCTAAAATTTGCTGCTCAAGCTTTAAGTTATGCTCTTGGGCCTTTAACTGATCAAGCTTTACAGGTTGAGCATTTTGAGTCAAAGCAACACGTGCTGCAGCCGTATCAAGCACACTAATTGCTTTATCCGGAAGTTGGCGACCACTAATATATCGATGTGAAGAATGAACCGCGGTAACGATCGCCTCATCATCAATTTGCAATTTAAAATGCTGCTGCATGACTGGAATCATCGCCCGCAACATATCTACTGCAACTTCTTCGGTTGGCTCTTCTACTTTTACTACCTGAAAACGTCGGCTCAATGCAGCATCTTTTTCAAAATATTGTTTGTATTCTGCCCAAGTAGTCGCAGCAATTGTGCGCAACTCACCACGTGCAAGTGCTGGTTTTAAAAGATTTGCAGCATCATTTTGCCCTGCTTGTCCACCTGCACCAATTAAAGTATGTGCTTCATCAATAAATAAAATAATAGGATGAGTAGAAGCTTGAACTTCTTGAATAACCTGTTTTAAACGATTTTCAAACTCGCCTTTAACACTTGCACCTGCCTGTAATAGTCCCATATCCAGCACATGTAAATGTACATTTTTTAGGGCGTTTGGTACTAAACCTTGAGCAATTTTTAAAGCCAAACCTTCCACTACAGCTGTTTTACCAACACCAGGTTCTCCGGTTAAGATCGGATTGTTTTGGCGTCTACGCATTAAAATATCGAGCATTAAGCGAATTTCATATTCACGTCCAATAACTGGATCTATACCACCTTTTTTCGCTTTTTCAGTGAGATTAATCGTATATTGGTCAAGTGCAGGTGTTTTAGCTACTTTGGTATTTGCTACAGTCGCCTCTGTTGAGTCAGCTTCATCAGAAGGCGTTTTTGTTTCATCTTGTTGTTCAACACTCTTCTCACAAATTTCAAGAAACTTATGTTTCATGGAATCAATTGGTAAAAGGTCAAATAAACTCGAAGCTCTTGTTGCAATTTGATATAAATCAGGCGCAGTTAATAACGCAACTAATAAATGACCACTACGAATAACTGGATTTTGTTCAGCCGAAGCTAATAACCAAGCTTGTTCAAACAAACGAACAATAGATTTAGCAAAAATAGGAGTTCGAGTATTACCTTTTGGTAATTGAGAAATTGTTTCTTTTAAATCATCAACTAAAGCTTCAGATGAAATTTTATACTTCTTTAATAAAATTTTTAAATCATTCTCTAAAGATTGATTAAGTAATTCTAAAAATAAATGCTCAATTTCAATTTCGTAATTTTGTTGAATAACACAAGCATTAGCCGATTTTTCTAAAGCAGTTCGTGCAACTGTAGAAAGTTTTGTAATTAAAATTTTTAAATTACTCATCATTACTCTCAATATTTTTAAATAATTTAATGCTTAAAATCATAATGCCTGTATATTAACAAAATTCAGCTTTATCAGACAAACTACTCATCATTTCAAGCGTTAATATGTTTTAGTAGATATTTATATCTATATAAAAATATCTCTACCCTTATCCTTGATTAACTAAACTCTGTTTTGGCAATAATTTACAGCCACATGATAATGAATCATTTACACGTGCTGCGGATTTTCCCATAACAAGCATATTTGGATCTCCCGATACAATCGTAGAAACCGTTTTGTGTAACGGACAAGTTGCCTTATCTCCTACACAGGCAATTGCAATTCCATCAATTAAAAATGTACTGTTTCCTGAAATGACTTGCCCTCCACCAGTGGTTGGGCATCCAATCGTAATGTAAGGGCTAGCCATGTTCTTCTCCTTATATTTATAGAACAGTAAACTCAATTCGACGGTTTTTCTTTCTGCCTTCTGGAGAAGTGTTATCTGCAACTGGCTTAGATGAACCTAAACCTTCTGTAGATAAATGATCGGCAGGAATACTTTTACTAATCAAATAGTTTTTCACTGCTAATGCTCGATCTTGGCTAAGTTTTAAGTTTTTAGTTGCATCACCGGAACTATCAGTATGACCAATAATTTTGACTTTTTTACCGCCTACTTTATTTAAAGCAACAGCCATCTCATCGAGAATTTTTTGACCAGCATTAGTTAAAACTGCACTACCAGATTCAAACTCAATAATTCGATTTTTAAGTGCGTCATCAATGATTTTTTGCTCAGCCTGATTGACTGATAACTGTGAATACAGTTGATATGGTGGCTGCACTAACCCTTGAAAAGATTGAATTGTAGGCTGGATATCTGCTGGATTCAGCATTTTTCCACTTAGCTCAAATCGAGTACCATTTACGCTTAATTTCCCTTGCGAAACCTTTTTAAGATCAGGGGTAATCACTCGCGTCACCGAGTCACTCCACCCATTTGGAGCAGCTACGGGTCTCACTTGTATTTTATCTACAACCTGATCAGCACCATAAACAGATTGCATTTTTAATAAGATAGCCTGTTTACTTGCTTCGTTAGGGACCACACCTTCTACGACAATCGGCTGAGCCAAAGCATAGTTAGCAATAGCATAGATAAAACAGCCTTTTATGAGCTGTGAAAGTTTAGTTTGATATCGTTGATTCATTATTATTCACCCAAAAAAGTCTGTCTAAATAGTTTTAAGCCTTGATTTAAACTTAATTGGCGTTGGCATAATGA from Acinetobacter pittii encodes the following:
- the motB gene encoding OmpA family protein translates to MNQRYQTKLSQLIKGCFIYAIANYALAQPIVVEGVVPNEASKQAILLKMQSVYGADQVVDKIQVRPVAAPNGWSDSVTRVITPDLKKVSQGKLSVNGTRFELSGKMLNPADIQPTIQSFQGLVQPPYQLYSQLSVNQAEQKIIDDALKNRIIEFESGSAVLTNAGQKILDEMAVALNKVGGKKVKIIGHTDSSGDATKNLKLSQDRALAVKNYLISKSIPADHLSTEGLGSSKPVADNTSPEGRKKNRRIEFTVL
- a CDS encoding PAAR domain-containing protein; the encoded protein is MASPYITIGCPTTGGGQVISGNSTFLIDGIAIACVGDKATCPLHKTVSTIVSGDPNMLVMGKSAARVNDSLSCGCKLLPKQSLVNQG
- the tssH gene encoding type VI secretion system ATPase TssH, which encodes MMSNLKILITKLSTVARTALEKSANACVIQQNYEIEIEHLFLELLNQSLENDLKILLKKYKISSEALVDDLKETISQLPKGNTRTPIFAKSIVRLFEQAWLLASAEQNPVIRSGHLLVALLTAPDLYQIATRASSLFDLLPIDSMKHKFLEICEKSVEQQDETKTPSDEADSTEATVANTKVAKTPALDQYTINLTEKAKKGGIDPVIGREYEIRLMLDILMRRRQNNPILTGEPGVGKTAVVEGLALKIAQGLVPNALKNVHLHVLDMGLLQAGASVKGEFENRLKQVIQEVQASTHPIILFIDEAHTLIGAGGQAGQNDAANLLKPALARGELRTIAATTWAEYKQYFEKDAALSRRFQVVKVEEPTEEVAVDMLRAMIPVMQQHFKLQIDDEAIVTAVHSSHRYISGRQLPDKAISVLDTAAARVALTQNAQPVKLDQLKAQEHNLKLEQQILENEHRQIPIHHERLETLKANLESLQEEIQETEEQWQKELELVHKIQELEAQNHANESEAFDQINLLRKDLADIQGQQPLVFERVNSQIINEIISDWTGIPVGKMVNDEIKQILTLEDKLGERVMGQDYALTQLVQGIKTSKAKLEDPNKPQGVFLLVGPSGVGKTETALTLANELYGGEQHLITINMSEYQEAHTVSSLKGAPPGYVGYGQGGVLTEAVRRNPYSVVLLDEIEKAHSDVQELFYQVFDKGTLEDGEGRVIDFKNTTILLTSNAGSSAIMQACLNRPVEEWPTAEELIEHLKPSLYKQFKPAFLGRMRVVPYFPLHDDLLVRIIKHKLGKITARIEKQYGTQVQYSDDLVELLLSRCTEVDSGARNVDNILNSTALPALATEILVALAEQKLPKIIMIDAKDDEIQYVLDPVVKAAKKRTSKKLKSEV
- the tssA gene encoding type VI secretion system protein TssA; translation: MNIDISELLEPISDSLPCGDDFSFSNEFHEIKKAKTQDDLLLDQGDWVAERKQADWDFVAKNTSVLLKDKTKDIRLLTWLLEAWTHLDGFEGMAKGLTLSHSMLNQYWQEIHPVIEDDDLDQRIGLLQGLINQLPMLLKKVPLTNTAPYYNLLDYDNFLYHENVRRKQTEEYDSQSGPSELEQFDQAIFNTSKTFQYSNYQDFSSVLTEWDVLKQTLDHLMGLDSPSFAAIDSAFETIHSTLRKIYKAEAFGSGLAPIQEQATVITSSSMENQVPVQVVSDQPAFQPQAQTHLANREQAMKVLQEIADYFQANEPHSPVSYMLQKTIKWSQMPLHEWLAQVIKDEHPLQMVQEMLGVQPKNEYE